A genomic region of Maridesulfovibrio bastinii DSM 16055 contains the following coding sequences:
- a CDS encoding ChaN family lipoprotein yields MHHKKNLNRAGSFAALCAIFFLVLAAGCAKKPVPAMDVSFLPCSGDFVSSSGDRLSPDQVVALAEKADYLLIGEGHKMSCDHKIQAEMVDRLSRNGRRVSIGLEMVDTTFQDTLNRYNLGQIPLDKIAAALKWDKNWGYDFSLFEPVFRLAEERHLTLGALNFPFSFVRKIREKGLDGLSPEERAMLPEKVQMSSKEQQQALLGIIAMHENRDADNLEQVHQFILIQSLWDTAMAEKAVELRRQAGTPVIILAGDGHVENGWGISKRIKTFDPQARIMLLVPWRGDKFYSKAGDAFFYCPPAYKSRLGMKVEMRFGKAVVTKVDRGSRADLAGMRPGDVICEVQSVPMVSMRSMHLGGMKAHKENKPLVFKVERGDDTFDINVGKLGHPGSSADK; encoded by the coding sequence ATGCATCATAAAAAAAATCTAAATCGTGCGGGGAGCTTTGCAGCTCTCTGCGCGATTTTTTTTCTGGTTCTGGCCGCCGGATGTGCAAAAAAGCCTGTACCGGCAATGGATGTTTCATTTTTGCCGTGTTCAGGGGATTTTGTAAGCTCTTCGGGCGACAGATTAAGTCCGGATCAGGTTGTAGCTCTGGCTGAAAAGGCAGATTATCTGCTGATCGGCGAAGGGCATAAAATGTCCTGTGATCATAAAATTCAAGCAGAGATGGTAGACCGTCTTTCACGAAACGGGCGCCGGGTTTCAATAGGACTTGAAATGGTGGATACAACCTTTCAGGATACTTTGAACCGCTATAATCTGGGCCAGATTCCGCTTGATAAAATAGCCGCTGCATTGAAGTGGGATAAAAACTGGGGATATGATTTTTCCCTGTTTGAACCTGTTTTCAGACTGGCTGAAGAAAGGCACCTGACACTTGGAGCATTGAATTTTCCCTTTTCCTTTGTTCGTAAAATTCGCGAGAAAGGGCTGGATGGTCTGAGTCCTGAAGAAAGGGCCATGCTGCCGGAAAAAGTTCAAATGTCCTCCAAAGAACAGCAGCAGGCTTTGCTTGGTATTATCGCCATGCACGAAAATCGTGATGCGGATAACCTTGAGCAGGTTCACCAGTTTATTCTGATTCAGTCATTATGGGATACTGCCATGGCTGAGAAGGCGGTTGAGCTTCGCCGTCAGGCCGGAACCCCGGTAATTATTCTTGCCGGTGACGGGCATGTTGAAAACGGCTGGGGAATCTCAAAACGGATCAAAACATTTGATCCGCAAGCCAGAATTATGCTTCTGGTGCCGTGGCGCGGTGACAAATTTTATTCTAAAGCCGGTGACGCTTTCTTTTATTGTCCTCCTGCCTACAAAAGCCGACTCGGTATGAAGGTTGAGATGCGTTTCGGCAAAGCCGTTGTCACCAAAGTAGATAGAGGTTCCAGAGCTGATCTTGCCGGGATGAGACCGGGAGATGTTATTTGTGAAGTTCAGTCTGTACCCATGGTTTCCATGCGTTCCATGCACCTTGGAGGCATGAAGGCCCATAAGGAAAACAAGCCGCTTGTTTTTAAAGTTGAACGCGGTGATGATACATTTGATATTAATGTCGGAAAATTAGGTCATCCGGGTTCATCCGCTGACAAATAG
- a CDS encoding phenylacetate--CoA ligase family protein codes for MTRKDRTEGIYSRREVLDEGERRQYCTLQLKELLSYAYRYSEDVKKRFDRAQFQVDKFKDLSDLKHIPILKKKELIFLQSMGPRLGGLLTKDLGELRRIFLSPGPIFDPEDRSEDYWGWTEGFYAAGFRSGDVSQITFNYHLAPAGLMFEEPLRNLNCAVIPAGPGSTNSQIEIMQKLRVTGYVGTPSYLSHLAQKAEESGLNLRKDLFLEVAFVTGEKFSEKLRSSLEKKFDLIMRQGYGTADVGCIGYECFHKTGLHITNRAYVEICHPDTGIPLKDGEVGEIVITAFNKTYPLIRLATGDLGYIDRTPCACGRTTPRLGNIVGRVDTTARIKGMFVYPHQVEQVMAHFEEVKRWQIEVTNPGGIDEMTLNIEVSDFSREEELLHTFREKIKLRPMLKVLTPGSLPPQIRPIEDKRTWD; via the coding sequence ATGACCCGTAAAGACCGCACAGAAGGCATATATAGCCGGCGCGAGGTTTTGGATGAAGGTGAAAGGCGTCAATACTGCACTTTGCAGCTGAAAGAACTTCTTTCCTATGCCTACCGCTACTCCGAAGATGTGAAAAAGCGTTTTGACCGGGCGCAATTTCAGGTCGACAAATTTAAAGATCTTTCCGATCTGAAACATATACCCATTCTTAAGAAGAAAGAGCTTATCTTTTTGCAGTCCATGGGACCGAGACTTGGTGGTCTCCTTACCAAAGACCTTGGCGAGCTTCGTCGTATTTTTCTCTCTCCCGGACCTATTTTTGATCCTGAAGACCGCAGTGAAGATTACTGGGGATGGACTGAAGGCTTTTATGCTGCCGGTTTCCGCTCCGGTGATGTTTCACAGATCACTTTTAACTACCATCTTGCACCTGCCGGCCTTATGTTTGAAGAGCCGCTGAGAAATCTGAACTGTGCTGTTATTCCTGCCGGACCCGGAAGCACCAACAGCCAGATTGAGATCATGCAGAAACTCAGGGTTACAGGATATGTTGGAACTCCAAGCTATCTCAGCCATCTGGCTCAGAAAGCTGAAGAGAGCGGCCTTAACCTGCGTAAAGATCTTTTCCTTGAAGTAGCTTTTGTTACCGGGGAAAAATTTTCTGAAAAGCTGCGTTCCAGCCTTGAAAAGAAATTTGATCTTATTATGCGTCAGGGCTACGGCACTGCTGATGTAGGCTGCATCGGTTACGAATGTTTCCATAAAACAGGCCTGCACATCACCAACCGCGCATATGTTGAGATCTGCCATCCCGATACCGGAATTCCGTTGAAAGACGGTGAAGTCGGTGAAATTGTAATCACCGCCTTCAATAAAACATATCCGCTTATCAGGCTTGCTACAGGCGATCTCGGATATATAGACCGCACTCCGTGTGCCTGCGGACGTACAACCCCAAGACTTGGAAATATTGTCGGCCGTGTTGATACAACTGCACGCATCAAGGGAATGTTCGTTTACCCCCATCAGGTTGAGCAGGTTATGGCTCACTTTGAAGAAGTCAAACGCTGGCAGATTGAAGTTACCAACCCCGGCGGAATTGATGAAATGACCCTCAATATTGAGGTTTCAGATTTCTCCAGAGAAGAAGAGCTGCTGCATACATTCCGTGAAAAAATCAAACTTCGTCCCATGCTCAAGGTTCTGACTCCAGGATCACTTCCCCCGCAGATCAGACCTATTGAGGACAAGAGAACCTGGGATTAA